From a region of the Zingiber officinale cultivar Zhangliang chromosome 4B, Zo_v1.1, whole genome shotgun sequence genome:
- the LOC121976294 gene encoding Fanconi anemia group J protein homolog isoform X2 yields MAASPTPLQNPNAGKARPGAYQIGGVPVEFPYKPYGSQLAFMGRVIHTLDRARRQGRCHALLESPTGTGKSLSLLCSSLAWQRHQTSRFLSGHAAPSQGLPPPPTSDPLVSGGGFIPETQPSNDAEQSSTPASARAQRRQTSPKIYYATRTHSQITQVIREYRKTSYRVPMAVLASRKHYCTNKFVCTKANLDEECKLLLKGEALGCSEFKNANKVKNHPSLQKGGCYEVHDIEDLVKVGKSVKGCSYFAAQTLAEEAQLVFCPYSYIVNPIVRRAMDIDLKGAIVILDEAHNIEDIARDSGSLDVEEDVLFALQAELGQLCMADNDAAVYQPLYDIIQGIISWMGERKMGLQQCEFEHYSSFWTADKAISELQHAGITQQCFPILQECATKAIKATSDAESVESHLSGMSAIALEGLFSSLTYLFSGDGTNATDYQLGLQRYVKRDNSNAVSDWICKLSLWCLNPALVFREIANLSLSVILTSGTLSPMGSFASELGVQFEACMEAPHVIDPESQLWAAVVSTGPGNCQLNASYRTADGFAFQDGLGVTLEEICKIAPGGILVFFPSYKLLEKLRRRWTQTGQWSRLNAEKPLFVEPRGATDEFDSLLRGYYDAIRGSTKVVHEKSRLGSRRTIKQPCSKVCSQNTPRGAAFLAVCRGKVSEGIDFSDENARVVVVVGIPFPNKNDIQVMLKKKYNDTHRSTKHLLSGSEWYCHQAFRALNQAAGRCIRHRFDYGAIIFLDERFKEERNLTYISKWLKNSIKYFHSFNESLVGLQNFFESAQKRFGPASSHSRSEDVSLIEKDPDFSEQNSNLNQGIQLQKTKKDNVNYQNARKMSNQNGAVSAKLTKSSKLDKKGPFLKDQSQNGVEGASETIIKCLNPHTDFADLKSSTTIQFQCLETISAKSCKADLHQPLATTNSIVRDHNATPKSLEVEMIQQTVGNFSPKTISIGSISDTACTPEHSPEDIKETDSLNMSVNSYNHKRKRINLQMSVCNQIDCLSSDTDSFYPVDSISSISRETDLIPESPCLDNSSVNRQRKLIGNVVDTLTKMLEVSCLYCRSPLGLQENDLLVNCSLTSSSKVYLAYVLKHGPPKDSSFNYTPTTPERDVPVVVCDSSSVNHRVFDNGCKEAVSHGIWSEKDSCVFRSLICPFCTVPRCLGVQIIAADASNSHLLNKVLLFADHLDINDQQKPNQKDVTPICSTVPGKESASLEIEKYAYTPTLPKPDLNTRKLKLSLPKRVECSLEHQDVL; encoded by the exons ATGGCCGCCTCGCCGACACCCCTTCAAAACCCTAACGCCGGCAAGGCCCGCCCCGGTGCCTACCAGATCGGAGGCGTCCCCGTCGAGTTCCCTTACAAACCCTACGGGTCCCAGCTCGCCTTCATGGGCCGCGTCATCCACACCCTCGACCGCGCCCGCCGCCAGGGCCGCTGCCACGCCCTCCTCGAGTCCCCCACAGGCACCGGCAAGTCCCTCTCCCTCCTCTGCTCCTCCCTCGCCTGGCAGCGCCACCAGACCAGCCGCTTCCTCTCCGGGCACGCCGCTCCGTCCCAGGGCCTtccaccgccgcccacctctgATCCCCTTGTAAGTGGCGGCGGATTCATCCCCGAGACACAGCCTTCTA ATGATGCTGAGCAATCATCAACGCCAGCAAGTGCTAGAGCTCAGAGAAGACAGACATCGCCTAAAATATACTATGCCAC GAGGACTCACTCGCAGATAACTCAGGTGATTCGTGAATACAGGAAGACATCTTATCGAGTGCCAATGGCAGTGCTG GCTTCACGCAAAcactattgcaccaacaagtttgTGTGCACTAAGGCAAATTTGGATGAAGAATG TAAATTGCTTCTGAAGGGTGAAGCACTGGGATGCTCTGAATTTAA aaatgcaaataaagtcAAAAATCATCCTTCACTTCAGAAAGGTGGCTGTTACGAGGTTCATGACATTGAAGATCTTGTAAAAGTTGGAAAAAGTGTAAAAG GTTGTTCATATTTTGCTGCACAAACGTTAGCAGAGGAAGCTCAACTAGTTTTCTGTCCTTACAGTTACATAGTTAATCCTATAGTTCGCAGAGCCATGGATATAGACTTAAAAGGAGCCATTGTGATTCTAGATGAGGCACA CAACATAGAGGACATTGCACGTGATTCCGGAAGTCTAGATGTGGAAGAAGATGTACTTTTTG CATTGCAAGCGGAACTAGGACAATTATGCATGGCTGACAATGACGCTGCAGTATACCAACCCCTGTATGACATAATTCAG GGAATAATAAGTTGGATGGGTGAGAGGAAGATGGGCTTGCAACAATGTGAATTTGAGCACTACTCTTCATT TTGGACTGCTGATAAGGCCATAAGTGAGCTCCAACATGCTGGAATTACACAACAATGTTTCCCAATCTTGCAAGAATGTGCAACGAAG GCAATTAAAGCTACCTCAGATGCAGAGTCTGTTGAAAGTCATTTAAGCGGCATGTCAGCAATTGCATTGGAGG GCCTATTTTCCTCGCTTACTTATCTCTTCTCAGGAGATGGTACTAATGCAACTGATTATCAGCTAGGGTTGCAGCGATATGTTAAAAGAGATAACA GTAATGCTGTGAGTGACTGGATCTGCAAATTGAGCTTGTGGTGCCTAAATCCTGCTCTTGTCTTTAGAGAGATTGCAAATCTTTCTCTTTCAGTTATCCTTACATCAGG AACTCTCTCTCCAATGGGTTCATTTGCATCTGAACTTGGAGTGCAGTTTGAAGCTTGCATGGAAGCACCACATGTCATTGACCCAGAATCTCAG CTTTGGGCTGCAGTTGTTTCCACTGGTCCTGGAAATTGTCAATTGAATGCCAGCTATAGAACTGCTGATGGATTTGCCTTCCAG GATGGATTAGGAGTTACTTTGGAAGAAATATGCAAGATTGCACCAGGAGgaattcttgttttctttcctagCTACAAATTGTTGGAAAAGCTTCGTCGTCGCTGGACTCAGACAGGTCAATGGTCTCGTTTGAATGCTGAAAAGCCACTGTTTGTTG AGCCAAGAGGAGCCACGGATGAATTTGATTCTCTTCTTAGAGGCTATTATGATGCAATTCGTGGGAGTACAAAAGTAGTTCATGAGAAAAGTAGACTTGGTTCAAGGCGAACCATTAAACAACCTTGCAGCAAGGTGTGCTCACAAAATACTCCAAGAGGAGCTGCTTTCCTTGCAGTTTGCCGAGGCAAG GTATCAGAAGGAATTGACTTCTCAGACGAAAATGCTAGAGTAGTT GTGGTGGTTGGTATCCCTTTTCCAAACAA GAATGACATTCAGGTTATGTTGAAGAAGAAGTATAACGATACACATAGATCAACAAAGCATCTCCTTAGTGGGAGTGAATGGTATTGCCACCAAGCATTCCGTGCTTTAAATCAAGCTGCAG GTCGTTGCATAAGGCACAGATTTGATTACGGAGCCATCATTTTTCTTG ACGAGCGATTCAAGGAGGAGCGAAACCTAACTTACATTTCAAAGTGGTTGAAGAACTCAATCAAGTATTTCCATAGCTTCAATGAATCCCTAGTGGGATTACAGAACTTTTTTGAATCTGCTCAG AAGCGGTTTGGTCCTGCGAGTAGTCATTCAAGATCCGAGGATGTTTCTCTGATAGAAAAGGATCCTGATTTTAGCGAGCAGAATTCAAATTTGAACCAAGGGATTCAATTGCAGAAAACAAAAAAAGACAATGTCAACTATCAGAATGCAAGAAAAATGAGCAATCAAAATGGAGCAGTTTCTGCAAAACTGACGAAATCATCCAAACTTGACAAGAAGGGTCCTTTCCTGAAGGATCAAAGTCAAAATGGAGTCGAAGGTGCTAGTGAGACAATCATCAAATGCTTGAACCCTCATACTGATTTTGCGGATTTAAAATCCAGTACCACAATTCAGTTCCA ATGTTTGGAGACCATTTCTGCTAAATCATGCAAAGCCGATTTGCACCAGCCTTTAGCCACTACAAATTCAATTGTAAGAGACCACAATGCTACTCCCAAAAGTTTGGAGGTTGAAATGATTCAGCAAACTGTAGGAAATTTTTCTCCCAAGACGATCTCTATCGGAAGCATATCTGACACTGCCTGCACACCAGAGCATTCTCCTGAAGATATTAAAGAAACAGATTCCTTGAACATGAGTGTAAACTCATACAATcacaaaaggaaaagaataaaTTTGCAAATGTCTGTTTGCAATCAGATCGACTGTCTTAGTTCTGATACTGACTCTTTCTACCCAGTTGATTCTATCAGCAGCATATCAAGAGAAACTGATCTGATACCTGAATCACCATGCCTTGATAACAGTTCAGTTAACCGACAACGAAAGCTCATTGGGAATGTGGTTGATACATTGACAAAGATGCTAGAAGTAAGTTGTTTATACTGCAGAAGCCCACTGGGGTTGCAAGAGAATGATCTCTTAGTGAACTGTTCATTGACTTCATCCTCCAAAGTCTATTTGGCATACGTTCTGAAGCATGGACCTCCAAAGGACAGTAGTTTCAATTATACTCCTACTACACCAGAGAGAGATGTGCCTGTTGTAGTCTGCGACAGTTCATCGGTCAACCATCGTGTTTTTGACAATGGCTGCAAAGAAGCAGTTTCACATGGTATCTGGTCTGAAAAAGATAGTTGTGTATTCAGGTCTCTTATTTGCCCCTTCTGCACCGTCCCAAGGTGCTTAGGGGTGCAGATCATTGCAGCAGATGCATCCAATAGTCACTTGTTGAACAAG GTTCTACTTTTTGCAGATCATTTGGATATAAATGACCAACAAAAACCAAATCAAAAG GATGTGACGCCTATTTGTTCCACTGTTCCTGGCAAAGAATCAGCATCACTTGAGATAGAGAAATATGCATATACTCCAACTCTGCCCAAGCCTGACCTCAATACGAGAAAACTAAAG CTCAGTCTCCCCAAAAGAGTCGAGTGTTCTTTAGAGCATCAGGATGTACTCTAA
- the LOC121976294 gene encoding Fanconi anemia group J protein homolog isoform X1 — MAASPTPLQNPNAGKARPGAYQIGGVPVEFPYKPYGSQLAFMGRVIHTLDRARRQGRCHALLESPTGTGKSLSLLCSSLAWQRHQTSRFLSGHAAPSQGLPPPPTSDPLVSGGGFIPETQPSNDAEQSSTPASARAQRRQTSPKIYYATRTHSQITQVIREYRKTSYRVPMAVLASRKHYCTNKFVCTKANLDEECKLLLKGEALGCSEFKNANKVKNHPSLQKGGCYEVHDIEDLVKVGKSVKGCSYFAAQTLAEEAQLVFCPYSYIVNPIVRRAMDIDLKGAIVILDEAHNIEDIARDSGSLDVEEDVLFALQAELGQLCMADNDAAVYQPLYDIIQGIISWMGERKMGLQQCEFEHYSSFWTADKAISELQHAGITQQCFPILQECATKAIKATSDAESVESHLSGMSAIALEGLFSSLTYLFSGDGTNATDYQLGLQRYVKRDNSNAVSDWICKLSLWCLNPALVFREIANLSLSVILTSGTLSPMGSFASELGVQFEACMEAPHVIDPESQLWAAVVSTGPGNCQLNASYRTADGFAFQDGLGVTLEEICKIAPGGILVFFPSYKLLEKLRRRWTQTGQWSRLNAEKPLFVEPRGATDEFDSLLRGYYDAIRGSTKVVHEKSRLGSRRTIKQPCSKVCSQNTPRGAAFLAVCRGKVSEGIDFSDENARVVVVVGIPFPNKNDIQVMLKKKYNDTHRSTKHLLSGSEWYCHQAFRALNQAAGRCIRHRFDYGAIIFLDERFKEERNLTYISKWLKNSIKYFHSFNESLVGLQNFFESAQKRFGPASSHSRSEDVSLIEKDPDFSEQNSNLNQGIQLQKTKKDNVNYQNARKMSNQNGAVSAKLTKSSKLDKKGPFLKDQSQNGVEGASETIIKCLNPHTDFADLKSSTTIQFQCLETISAKSCKADLHQPLATTNSIVRDHNATPKSLEVEMIQQTVGNFSPKTISIGSISDTACTPEHSPEDIKETDSLNMSVNSYNHKRKRINLQMSVCNQIDCLSSDTDSFYPVDSISSISRETDLIPESPCLDNSSVNRQRKLIGNVVDTLTKMLEVSCLYCRSPLGLQENDLLVNCSLTSSSKVYLAYVLKHGPPKDSSFNYTPTTPERDVPVVVCDSSSVNHRVFDNGCKEAVSHGIWSEKDSCVFRSLICPFCTVPRCLGVQIIAADASNSHLLNKVLLFADHLDINDQQKPNQKDVTPICSTVPGKESASLEIEKYAYTPTLPKPDLNTRKLKQLSLPKRVECSLEHQDVL; from the exons ATGGCCGCCTCGCCGACACCCCTTCAAAACCCTAACGCCGGCAAGGCCCGCCCCGGTGCCTACCAGATCGGAGGCGTCCCCGTCGAGTTCCCTTACAAACCCTACGGGTCCCAGCTCGCCTTCATGGGCCGCGTCATCCACACCCTCGACCGCGCCCGCCGCCAGGGCCGCTGCCACGCCCTCCTCGAGTCCCCCACAGGCACCGGCAAGTCCCTCTCCCTCCTCTGCTCCTCCCTCGCCTGGCAGCGCCACCAGACCAGCCGCTTCCTCTCCGGGCACGCCGCTCCGTCCCAGGGCCTtccaccgccgcccacctctgATCCCCTTGTAAGTGGCGGCGGATTCATCCCCGAGACACAGCCTTCTA ATGATGCTGAGCAATCATCAACGCCAGCAAGTGCTAGAGCTCAGAGAAGACAGACATCGCCTAAAATATACTATGCCAC GAGGACTCACTCGCAGATAACTCAGGTGATTCGTGAATACAGGAAGACATCTTATCGAGTGCCAATGGCAGTGCTG GCTTCACGCAAAcactattgcaccaacaagtttgTGTGCACTAAGGCAAATTTGGATGAAGAATG TAAATTGCTTCTGAAGGGTGAAGCACTGGGATGCTCTGAATTTAA aaatgcaaataaagtcAAAAATCATCCTTCACTTCAGAAAGGTGGCTGTTACGAGGTTCATGACATTGAAGATCTTGTAAAAGTTGGAAAAAGTGTAAAAG GTTGTTCATATTTTGCTGCACAAACGTTAGCAGAGGAAGCTCAACTAGTTTTCTGTCCTTACAGTTACATAGTTAATCCTATAGTTCGCAGAGCCATGGATATAGACTTAAAAGGAGCCATTGTGATTCTAGATGAGGCACA CAACATAGAGGACATTGCACGTGATTCCGGAAGTCTAGATGTGGAAGAAGATGTACTTTTTG CATTGCAAGCGGAACTAGGACAATTATGCATGGCTGACAATGACGCTGCAGTATACCAACCCCTGTATGACATAATTCAG GGAATAATAAGTTGGATGGGTGAGAGGAAGATGGGCTTGCAACAATGTGAATTTGAGCACTACTCTTCATT TTGGACTGCTGATAAGGCCATAAGTGAGCTCCAACATGCTGGAATTACACAACAATGTTTCCCAATCTTGCAAGAATGTGCAACGAAG GCAATTAAAGCTACCTCAGATGCAGAGTCTGTTGAAAGTCATTTAAGCGGCATGTCAGCAATTGCATTGGAGG GCCTATTTTCCTCGCTTACTTATCTCTTCTCAGGAGATGGTACTAATGCAACTGATTATCAGCTAGGGTTGCAGCGATATGTTAAAAGAGATAACA GTAATGCTGTGAGTGACTGGATCTGCAAATTGAGCTTGTGGTGCCTAAATCCTGCTCTTGTCTTTAGAGAGATTGCAAATCTTTCTCTTTCAGTTATCCTTACATCAGG AACTCTCTCTCCAATGGGTTCATTTGCATCTGAACTTGGAGTGCAGTTTGAAGCTTGCATGGAAGCACCACATGTCATTGACCCAGAATCTCAG CTTTGGGCTGCAGTTGTTTCCACTGGTCCTGGAAATTGTCAATTGAATGCCAGCTATAGAACTGCTGATGGATTTGCCTTCCAG GATGGATTAGGAGTTACTTTGGAAGAAATATGCAAGATTGCACCAGGAGgaattcttgttttctttcctagCTACAAATTGTTGGAAAAGCTTCGTCGTCGCTGGACTCAGACAGGTCAATGGTCTCGTTTGAATGCTGAAAAGCCACTGTTTGTTG AGCCAAGAGGAGCCACGGATGAATTTGATTCTCTTCTTAGAGGCTATTATGATGCAATTCGTGGGAGTACAAAAGTAGTTCATGAGAAAAGTAGACTTGGTTCAAGGCGAACCATTAAACAACCTTGCAGCAAGGTGTGCTCACAAAATACTCCAAGAGGAGCTGCTTTCCTTGCAGTTTGCCGAGGCAAG GTATCAGAAGGAATTGACTTCTCAGACGAAAATGCTAGAGTAGTT GTGGTGGTTGGTATCCCTTTTCCAAACAA GAATGACATTCAGGTTATGTTGAAGAAGAAGTATAACGATACACATAGATCAACAAAGCATCTCCTTAGTGGGAGTGAATGGTATTGCCACCAAGCATTCCGTGCTTTAAATCAAGCTGCAG GTCGTTGCATAAGGCACAGATTTGATTACGGAGCCATCATTTTTCTTG ACGAGCGATTCAAGGAGGAGCGAAACCTAACTTACATTTCAAAGTGGTTGAAGAACTCAATCAAGTATTTCCATAGCTTCAATGAATCCCTAGTGGGATTACAGAACTTTTTTGAATCTGCTCAG AAGCGGTTTGGTCCTGCGAGTAGTCATTCAAGATCCGAGGATGTTTCTCTGATAGAAAAGGATCCTGATTTTAGCGAGCAGAATTCAAATTTGAACCAAGGGATTCAATTGCAGAAAACAAAAAAAGACAATGTCAACTATCAGAATGCAAGAAAAATGAGCAATCAAAATGGAGCAGTTTCTGCAAAACTGACGAAATCATCCAAACTTGACAAGAAGGGTCCTTTCCTGAAGGATCAAAGTCAAAATGGAGTCGAAGGTGCTAGTGAGACAATCATCAAATGCTTGAACCCTCATACTGATTTTGCGGATTTAAAATCCAGTACCACAATTCAGTTCCA ATGTTTGGAGACCATTTCTGCTAAATCATGCAAAGCCGATTTGCACCAGCCTTTAGCCACTACAAATTCAATTGTAAGAGACCACAATGCTACTCCCAAAAGTTTGGAGGTTGAAATGATTCAGCAAACTGTAGGAAATTTTTCTCCCAAGACGATCTCTATCGGAAGCATATCTGACACTGCCTGCACACCAGAGCATTCTCCTGAAGATATTAAAGAAACAGATTCCTTGAACATGAGTGTAAACTCATACAATcacaaaaggaaaagaataaaTTTGCAAATGTCTGTTTGCAATCAGATCGACTGTCTTAGTTCTGATACTGACTCTTTCTACCCAGTTGATTCTATCAGCAGCATATCAAGAGAAACTGATCTGATACCTGAATCACCATGCCTTGATAACAGTTCAGTTAACCGACAACGAAAGCTCATTGGGAATGTGGTTGATACATTGACAAAGATGCTAGAAGTAAGTTGTTTATACTGCAGAAGCCCACTGGGGTTGCAAGAGAATGATCTCTTAGTGAACTGTTCATTGACTTCATCCTCCAAAGTCTATTTGGCATACGTTCTGAAGCATGGACCTCCAAAGGACAGTAGTTTCAATTATACTCCTACTACACCAGAGAGAGATGTGCCTGTTGTAGTCTGCGACAGTTCATCGGTCAACCATCGTGTTTTTGACAATGGCTGCAAAGAAGCAGTTTCACATGGTATCTGGTCTGAAAAAGATAGTTGTGTATTCAGGTCTCTTATTTGCCCCTTCTGCACCGTCCCAAGGTGCTTAGGGGTGCAGATCATTGCAGCAGATGCATCCAATAGTCACTTGTTGAACAAG GTTCTACTTTTTGCAGATCATTTGGATATAAATGACCAACAAAAACCAAATCAAAAG GATGTGACGCCTATTTGTTCCACTGTTCCTGGCAAAGAATCAGCATCACTTGAGATAGAGAAATATGCATATACTCCAACTCTGCCCAAGCCTGACCTCAATACGAGAAAACTAAAG CAGCTCAGTCTCCCCAAAAGAGTCGAGTGTTCTTTAGAGCATCAGGATGTACTCTAA
- the LOC121976295 gene encoding WD repeat-containing protein DWA2-like isoform X2 — translation MRGASTGIVYGGLKYQARCIADVKADVDHTSFLAGTLSLKEENEVHLIRLSPSGSELICDGLFYHPNEIWDLKTCPFDPRIFSTVFTSGEAYGASVWKIPELYGQSNAPQLEQLVSLDKHSFKIKCVLWWPSGKYDRLISIDEGNLFLWSIDSSNKVAKVVSQESVGMLQNLSGGAWDPHDRNALAGICDSSFQFWDLRTMKKTTSIEQAHIRDIDYNPKKQHLLVTAEDVSGIRLWDLRRPKFPVKELPGHAHWTWAVRHNPEYDELILSAGTDSTVNLWLADLPATEDLSNESLFVSSEQLKNSLINSYTDYEDSVYGLAWSTREPLIFASLSYDGRVVVESVKSFIRRK, via the exons ATGCGGGGGGCCTCCACCGGAATCGTCTACGGCGGCCTCAAGTACCAG GCCCGATGCATCGCCGACGTTAAGGCCGACGTTGACCACACCAGCTTCCTCGCCGGAACTCTCAGCCTCAAAGAGGAAAACGAG GTGCATCTGATCCGACTTTCGCCGTCAGGATCGGAGCTCATATGCGATGGTCTCTTCTATCACCCAAACGAGATCTGGGATCTCAAGACTTGCCCATTCGATCCCAGGATTTTCTCTACAGTGTTCACTTCTG GTGAAGCATATGGGGCTTCTGTTTGGAAGATTCCTGAGCTCTATGGACAGTCGAATGCCCCACAACTCGAACAATTGGTCTCCCTTGACAAGCATTCTTTTAAGATCAAGTG CGTCCTTTGGTGGCCATCTGGGAAGTATGATAGACTAATCAGCATTGATGAAGGAAATCTTTTCCTTTGGAGTATAGATTCGTCGAATAAAGTAGCCAAG GTGGTATCACAAGAATCTGTTGGTATGCTTCAAAACCTTTCAGGTGGTGCATGGGATCCTCATGATCGAAATGCTCTTGCCGGTATATGTGACTCGTCATTTCAATTTTGGGATCTCCGGACAATGAA GAAGACTACTTCTATTGAGCAAGCACACATTAGGGATATTGATTATAATCCAAAAAAGCAGCATCTTCTT GTGACTGCAGAAGATGTATCTGGCATTCGACTATGGGATCTTAGAAGACCCAAGTTTCCTGTAAAAGAACTCCCTGGGCATGCACATTG GACATGGGCGGTCAGGCATAATCCAGAGTACGATGAACTCATTttg AGTGCCGGCACAGATTCAACCGTCAACTTGTGGTTGGCTGACCTTCCTGCCACTGAAGATTTATCGAATGAAAG TCTTTTTGTCTCATCGGAGCAGTTGAAAAATTCACTAATCAATTCATATACTGACTATGAAGATAGCGTTTATG GTCTTGCATGGAGCACACGGGAACCTTTGATATTTGCATCATTGTCCTATGATGGCCGG GTGGTCGTCGAATCGGTGAAGTCATTTATTAGGAGAAAGTGA
- the LOC121976295 gene encoding WD repeat-containing protein DWA2-like isoform X1 gives MRGASTGIVYGGLKYQVATAARCIADVKADVDHTSFLAGTLSLKEENEVHLIRLSPSGSELICDGLFYHPNEIWDLKTCPFDPRIFSTVFTSGEAYGASVWKIPELYGQSNAPQLEQLVSLDKHSFKIKCVLWWPSGKYDRLISIDEGNLFLWSIDSSNKVAKVVSQESVGMLQNLSGGAWDPHDRNALAGICDSSFQFWDLRTMKKTTSIEQAHIRDIDYNPKKQHLLVTAEDVSGIRLWDLRRPKFPVKELPGHAHWTWAVRHNPEYDELILSAGTDSTVNLWLADLPATEDLSNESLFVSSEQLKNSLINSYTDYEDSVYGLAWSTREPLIFASLSYDGRVVVESVKSFIRRK, from the exons ATGCGGGGGGCCTCCACCGGAATCGTCTACGGCGGCCTCAAGTACCAGGTCGCAACGGCG GCCCGATGCATCGCCGACGTTAAGGCCGACGTTGACCACACCAGCTTCCTCGCCGGAACTCTCAGCCTCAAAGAGGAAAACGAG GTGCATCTGATCCGACTTTCGCCGTCAGGATCGGAGCTCATATGCGATGGTCTCTTCTATCACCCAAACGAGATCTGGGATCTCAAGACTTGCCCATTCGATCCCAGGATTTTCTCTACAGTGTTCACTTCTG GTGAAGCATATGGGGCTTCTGTTTGGAAGATTCCTGAGCTCTATGGACAGTCGAATGCCCCACAACTCGAACAATTGGTCTCCCTTGACAAGCATTCTTTTAAGATCAAGTG CGTCCTTTGGTGGCCATCTGGGAAGTATGATAGACTAATCAGCATTGATGAAGGAAATCTTTTCCTTTGGAGTATAGATTCGTCGAATAAAGTAGCCAAG GTGGTATCACAAGAATCTGTTGGTATGCTTCAAAACCTTTCAGGTGGTGCATGGGATCCTCATGATCGAAATGCTCTTGCCGGTATATGTGACTCGTCATTTCAATTTTGGGATCTCCGGACAATGAA GAAGACTACTTCTATTGAGCAAGCACACATTAGGGATATTGATTATAATCCAAAAAAGCAGCATCTTCTT GTGACTGCAGAAGATGTATCTGGCATTCGACTATGGGATCTTAGAAGACCCAAGTTTCCTGTAAAAGAACTCCCTGGGCATGCACATTG GACATGGGCGGTCAGGCATAATCCAGAGTACGATGAACTCATTttg AGTGCCGGCACAGATTCAACCGTCAACTTGTGGTTGGCTGACCTTCCTGCCACTGAAGATTTATCGAATGAAAG TCTTTTTGTCTCATCGGAGCAGTTGAAAAATTCACTAATCAATTCATATACTGACTATGAAGATAGCGTTTATG GTCTTGCATGGAGCACACGGGAACCTTTGATATTTGCATCATTGTCCTATGATGGCCGG GTGGTCGTCGAATCGGTGAAGTCATTTATTAGGAGAAAGTGA
- the LOC121977898 gene encoding HVA22-like protein i, whose translation MMGSFLNRVLILVFGYAYPAYQCFKTVELNKPEIEQLRFWCQYWILVAVLAVFESFGDIFLFWLPMYSEGKLALYIFLWYPKLRGTNYVYDTFFKPYLTKYESEIDCNLHELRVRAADIMLMYWQKAAIYGRTSFFEVLNYVILMVQTSRTCVIQKTQQPQQPEQAQQSSPPSLPASHQEPQQDAKMPSIPIKQRVQEHPKRSSSVHHRASSPASPSHQATASPQTQQERKVSHSPVKKRIALKPVSPAQPQGSVHESDGTETRNKPPTPLEEAEDDSNLPADESHIDEAIHSARSRLRKRGSNAAAHAVSV comes from the exons ATGATGGGCTCCTTCCTTAATAGGGTTTTGAT ATTAGTTTTCGGGTATGCTTACCCTGCGTATCAGTGCTTCAAGACTGTGGAATTGAACAAGCCTGAGATAGAGCAGCTACGCTTCTGGTGTCAGTATTG GATTTTGGTTGCAGTATTAGCAGTATTTGAGAGCTTTggtgatatttttcttttttg GTTGCCAATGTACAGTGAAGGGAAATTGGCACTCTACATATTTTTGTGGTATCCAAAATTAAGA GGAACAAATTATGTCTATGATACCTTCTTCAAGCCATATCTTACAAAGTACGAAAGTGAGATCGACTGCAATTTGCATGAGCTGAGAGTAAGAGCTGCAGATATTATGCTGATGTACTGGCAAAAGGCTGCTATCTATGGCCGAACAAGTTTTTTCGAGGTCTTGAACTATGTTATCTTGATGGTACAAACATCAAGAACCTGCGTGATTCAG AAAACTCAGCAGCCACAACAACCCGAGCAAGCTCAACAATCAAGTCCTCCATCTTTACCTGCAAGTCATCAAGAACCTCAACAAGATGCAAAAATGCCATCCATCCCCATCAAGCAACGCGTCCAAGAACATCCAAAAAGGTCAAGCAGTGTCCATCACCGGGCATCTTCTCCAGCATCGCCTTCTCATCAAGCTACAGCATCCCCGCAAACACAACAGGAAAGAAAAGTGTCACATAGCCCAGTCAAGAAACGCATAGCTCTGAAACCAGTATCACCAGCTCAGCCACAAGGATCAGTCCATGAATCAGATGGCACGGAGACTAGAAACAAGCCACCTACTCCACTAGAAGAAGCCGAAGATGACTCGAATCTGCCAGCAGATGAGTCTCATATCGATGAAGCGATACATTCTGCTCGGAGTAGATTGAGGAAAAGAGGTTCTAATGCTGCTGCTCATGCAGTATCAGTCTAG